Proteins encoded together in one Coffea arabica cultivar ET-39 chromosome 2c, Coffea Arabica ET-39 HiFi, whole genome shotgun sequence window:
- the LOC113727945 gene encoding uncharacterized protein isoform X1, with protein MATEAPSSTSSTGKANHPYQQKNQHRQDEKSHRSIFELPADFFDSCRFLQSPSSSIIVPADDAAHDGFSRNQEDERLESNISENTNAIGGRGSMERWSCNTCKAEFESLQDQRSHFKSDIHRLNIKLSIAGKGTVKEEDFNETTSDSLCKDYDVSSISGSSEEDEQETGRNMGLHGRLVGVLKHKLFLQLQNGERVSFWKCLLLNESENIVFEIDKSIAADFGECFLTEKDVTEKLKYVIHEPRDATRLRVVLLARGGHFAGCVFDGNSIVAHKTFHRYVVRAKSGKRQSSKDASGKTVHSAGASLRRYNELALKKEIQELLAAWKPYFSVSSCVFLYAPSSNYQLFFDGERPNFNCQHHVIRNIPLTVRRPTLKEARRIYNLLTQVSSENDEQIKSSTPTNTRKEAYLPDSLASDGQFESMKMDTGDNLDNQAITDICGVINKLENVHVSSSPESESEIVCASTPLHEAAKTGNSQEVLELLEQGLDPCIKDELGRTPYMLAIEKEVRNTFRRFMALNLDKWDWHAAKVPSALTKEMEESQAIKQAEKDAKRKARAKELKKLRKAREKKAQAEAAQSQNASPMLQNHGSVPISSFKGQFESSSLSKEERLKRAQDAEREKRAAAAERRIAAAAALRPQGTGSLASSSQMKVTETSDTVCSCCHVSLAGIVPFHRYNYKYCSASCMHVHKEILDDG; from the exons ATGGCGACCGAGGCTCCTTCCTCCACCTCTTCCACCGGCAAAGCCAATCATCCTTATCAACAGAAAAACCAACATCGTCAAGATGAGAAGTCGCATCGTTCAATCTTCGAACTCCCGGCGGATTTTTTTGACTCCTGCCGCTTCCTCCAATCTCCATCATCTTCAATAATAGTTCCCGCGGACGACGCCGCTCATGATGGTTTTTCCAGAAATCAAGAAGACGAACGTTTAGAAAGTAATATTAGTGAGAATACTAATGCAATTGGTGGTCGTGGTTCTATGGAGAGATGGAGTTGCAATACGTGTAAGGCCGAATTCGAGTCTCTTCAAGACCAGCGCTCTCACTTTAAATCCGACATTCATCGCCTCAAT ATAAAGTTAAGTATTGCTGGAAAAGGCACTGTGAAGGAGGAAGATTTCAATGAAACAACTTCTGACAGTTTATGCAAGGATTATGACGTTTCAAGTATTTCAGGATCATCAGAAGAAGATGAGCAAGAAACTGGTCGTAATATGGGTTTGCATGGTAGATTGGTGGGAGTTCTCAAGCATAAGTTGTTTTTACAATTGCAGAATGGAGAGAGAGTGTCATTTTGGAAATGTTTGCTATTGAACGAGTCTGAGAATATTGTGTTTGAGATTGACAAATCTATTGCTGCAGACTTTGGTGAATGTTTCTTGACAGAGAAGGACGTGACTGAAAAACTAAAATATGTCATCCATGAGCCCAGGGATGCTACCCGATTAAGAGTGGTGTTACTTGCAAGGGGTGGGCATTTTGCTGGCTGTGTCTTTGATGGGAACTCCATTGTTGCTCATAAAACTTTTCACAG ATATGTAGTGCGTGCCAAGTCTGGTAAACGGCAGTCATCAAAAGATGCAAGTGGCAAGACTGTCCATTCTGCTGGAGCTTCACTTCGCCGGTATAATGAGCTTGCACTAAAAAAG GAAATTCAAGAATTACTAGCAGCCTGGAAGCCTTATTTCTCTGTTTCATCTTGTGTTTTCCTTTATGCTCCTTCTAGCAACTATCAACTATTTTTTGATGGGGAAAGACCAAATTTCAACTGCCAGCATCATGTGATTCGAAATATTCCTTTGACTGTGCGGAGACCTACATTAAAAGAAGCTCGAAGGATATATAATTTGTTGACACAGGTTTCCTCTGAAAATGATGAGCAAATCAAGTCGTCTACTCCAACAAATACAAGGAAGGAAGCATATCTACCTGATAGTCTTGCAAGTGATGGCCAGTTTGAGTCTATGAAGATGGACACAGGAGACAATTTGGATAATCAAGCAATTACTGATATTTGTGGGGTTATCAACAAACTTGAAAATGTGCATGTATCAAGCAGTCCTGAAAGTGAGAGTGAGATTGTTTGTGCATCCACACCTTTGCACGAAGCAGCCAAGACTGGGAATTCTCAAGAAGTCTTGGAACTTCTAGAACAGGGTTTGGATCCTTGTATTAAAGATGAGCTAGGTCGTACTCCCTATATGCTTGCTATTGAAAAGGAAGTCAGGAATACTTTTCGACGGTTCATGGCATTGAACCTTGATAAATGGGATTGGCATGCTGCTAAAGTTCCTAGCGCATTGACTAAAGAGATGGAGGAATCTCAAGCTATTAAGCAG GCTGAAAAAGATGCTAAGAGAAAAGCAAGGGCAAAAGAGTTGAAGAAATTACGTAAAGCAAGAGAAAAGAAGGCTCAG GCTGAAGCTGCTCAATCCCAAAATGCTTCTCCCATGTTGCAGAATCATGGATCCGTTCCAATTTCCAGTTTCAAAGGACAGTTTGAATCTAGTAGTTTGTCTAAAGAG GAGCGTCTTAAAAGGGCTCAAGATGCTGAAAGGGAAAAGAGAGCTGCTGCTGCTGAGAGAAGAATAGCAGCAGCTGCAGCCCTTAGACCTCAAGGCACAGGATCACTGGCTTCTAGTTCACAAATGAAAGTTACAGAAACTTCTGACACTGTGTGTTCATGCTGTCATGTTTCACTGGCTGGGATTGTTCCCTTTCACAGGTATAATTACAAGTACTGCAGCGCATCATGCATGCATGTGCATAAAGAAATCCTTGATGATGGATGA
- the LOC113727945 gene encoding uncharacterized protein isoform X2 — protein MATEAPSSTSSTGKANHPYQQKNQHRQDEKSHRSIFELPADFFDSCRFLQSPSSSIIVPADDAAHDGFSRNQEDERLESNISENTNAIGGRGSMERWSCNTCKAEFESLQDQRSHFKSDIHRLNIKLSIAGKGTVKEEDFNETTSDSLCKDYDVSSISGSSEEDEQETGRNMGLHGRLVGVLKHKLFLQLQNGERVSFWKCLLLNESENIVFEIDKSIAADFGECFLTEKDVTEKLKYVIHEPRDATRLRVVLLARGGHFAGCVFDGNSIVAHKTFHRYVVRAKSGKRQSSKDASGKTVHSAGASLRRYNELALKKEIQELLAAWKPYFSVSSCVFLYAPSSNYQLFFDGERPNFNCQHHVIRNIPLTVRRPTLKEARRIYNLLTQVSSENDEQIKSSTPTNTRKEAYLPDSLASDGQFESMKMDTGDNLDNQAITDICGVINKLENVHVSSSPESESEIVCASTPLHEAAKTGNSQEVLELLEQGLDPCIKDELGRTPYMLAIEKEVRNTFRRFMALNLDKWDWHAAKVPSALTKEMEESQAIKQIPYFLQIATPEI, from the exons ATGGCGACCGAGGCTCCTTCCTCCACCTCTTCCACCGGCAAAGCCAATCATCCTTATCAACAGAAAAACCAACATCGTCAAGATGAGAAGTCGCATCGTTCAATCTTCGAACTCCCGGCGGATTTTTTTGACTCCTGCCGCTTCCTCCAATCTCCATCATCTTCAATAATAGTTCCCGCGGACGACGCCGCTCATGATGGTTTTTCCAGAAATCAAGAAGACGAACGTTTAGAAAGTAATATTAGTGAGAATACTAATGCAATTGGTGGTCGTGGTTCTATGGAGAGATGGAGTTGCAATACGTGTAAGGCCGAATTCGAGTCTCTTCAAGACCAGCGCTCTCACTTTAAATCCGACATTCATCGCCTCAAT ATAAAGTTAAGTATTGCTGGAAAAGGCACTGTGAAGGAGGAAGATTTCAATGAAACAACTTCTGACAGTTTATGCAAGGATTATGACGTTTCAAGTATTTCAGGATCATCAGAAGAAGATGAGCAAGAAACTGGTCGTAATATGGGTTTGCATGGTAGATTGGTGGGAGTTCTCAAGCATAAGTTGTTTTTACAATTGCAGAATGGAGAGAGAGTGTCATTTTGGAAATGTTTGCTATTGAACGAGTCTGAGAATATTGTGTTTGAGATTGACAAATCTATTGCTGCAGACTTTGGTGAATGTTTCTTGACAGAGAAGGACGTGACTGAAAAACTAAAATATGTCATCCATGAGCCCAGGGATGCTACCCGATTAAGAGTGGTGTTACTTGCAAGGGGTGGGCATTTTGCTGGCTGTGTCTTTGATGGGAACTCCATTGTTGCTCATAAAACTTTTCACAG ATATGTAGTGCGTGCCAAGTCTGGTAAACGGCAGTCATCAAAAGATGCAAGTGGCAAGACTGTCCATTCTGCTGGAGCTTCACTTCGCCGGTATAATGAGCTTGCACTAAAAAAG GAAATTCAAGAATTACTAGCAGCCTGGAAGCCTTATTTCTCTGTTTCATCTTGTGTTTTCCTTTATGCTCCTTCTAGCAACTATCAACTATTTTTTGATGGGGAAAGACCAAATTTCAACTGCCAGCATCATGTGATTCGAAATATTCCTTTGACTGTGCGGAGACCTACATTAAAAGAAGCTCGAAGGATATATAATTTGTTGACACAGGTTTCCTCTGAAAATGATGAGCAAATCAAGTCGTCTACTCCAACAAATACAAGGAAGGAAGCATATCTACCTGATAGTCTTGCAAGTGATGGCCAGTTTGAGTCTATGAAGATGGACACAGGAGACAATTTGGATAATCAAGCAATTACTGATATTTGTGGGGTTATCAACAAACTTGAAAATGTGCATGTATCAAGCAGTCCTGAAAGTGAGAGTGAGATTGTTTGTGCATCCACACCTTTGCACGAAGCAGCCAAGACTGGGAATTCTCAAGAAGTCTTGGAACTTCTAGAACAGGGTTTGGATCCTTGTATTAAAGATGAGCTAGGTCGTACTCCCTATATGCTTGCTATTGAAAAGGAAGTCAGGAATACTTTTCGACGGTTCATGGCATTGAACCTTGATAAATGGGATTGGCATGCTGCTAAAGTTCCTAGCGCATTGACTAAAGAGATGGAGGAATCTCAAGCTATTAAGCAG ATTCCCTATTTCCTGCAAATTGCTACTCCTGAAATTTGA